In one Bacteroidota bacterium genomic region, the following are encoded:
- a CDS encoding ATP-dependent Clp protease ATP-binding subunit: protein MEAKFSPRVRDVITFSREEALRLGHDYIGPEHLMLGIIREGEGLAIKILKKLDVNVAELRRVIEELLVPGSKQVNNLANIPLVKQAEKALKVTYLEAKLHRSDLIGTEHLLLSILKDNNNIATKALNKFEVDYDAVKQELEDITIDPKAENPGTPADDEGDDDPGAFGSSTKKVTESKSKTPVLDNFGRDLTKSAEEGKLDPIVGREKEIERVSQILSRRKKNNPILIGEPGVGKSAIAEGLALRIIQRKVSRVLFNKRVVTLDLASLVAGTKYRGQFEERMKAVMNELEKSPDVILFIDEIHTIIGAGGASGSLDASNMFKPALARGEIQCIGATTLDEYRQYIEKDGALERRFQKVIVEPTTPEETVQILNNIKSKYEDHHNVTYTDDAIKACVSLTARFITDRHLPDKAIDALDESGSRVHIKNINVPKNVLEIEKKIEDIKDEKNKVVRSQKYEEAAKLRDTERQLLEQLDAAKKAWEEETKNHREMVSEENVAEVVSMMTGIPVQRVGQNESAKLAKMGEELKGRVIGQDHAIAKIVKAIQRNRAGLKDPNKPIGSFIFLGPTGVGKTQLAKIISKYLFDSEESMIRIDMSEYMEKFAVSRLVGAPPGYVGYEEGGQLTEKVRRRPYAVVLLDEIEKAHPDVFNLLLQVLDDGQLTDSLGRKVDFKNTIVIMTSNIGSRQLKDFGQGVGFSTGAKKDQADDNAKNVIEGALKKAFAPEFLNRIDDVVVFNSLGREDIHKIIDIELEKLYKRINTLGFSVKMTEEAKDFIADKGFDANLGARPLKRAIQKYVEDPLAEEIIKSNLGEGDTIELDLDKEKQEIRIKIVKPTVPGAPKTSRKKKED from the coding sequence ATGGAAGCAAAATTTTCACCCAGGGTTCGTGACGTGATTACCTTCAGTCGTGAAGAGGCTTTACGCCTTGGGCACGATTATATAGGTCCTGAACATCTTATGCTGGGTATAATCAGGGAAGGTGAAGGCTTGGCTATAAAGATCCTTAAAAAATTGGATGTTAATGTGGCGGAATTGCGAAGGGTCATTGAGGAATTATTGGTTCCCGGCAGCAAGCAAGTCAACAATCTGGCTAATATACCTCTGGTTAAGCAGGCCGAAAAGGCACTTAAGGTCACCTATCTTGAAGCTAAGTTGCATAGAAGTGACCTGATCGGAACAGAACATCTGTTGCTTTCGATCTTAAAGGATAATAATAACATCGCGACAAAAGCGCTTAATAAATTTGAAGTGGATTACGACGCGGTTAAACAGGAACTGGAAGATATTACGATAGATCCAAAGGCTGAAAATCCCGGCACACCTGCAGATGATGAAGGTGATGATGATCCGGGAGCATTTGGCAGCAGCACTAAAAAAGTTACCGAATCAAAATCGAAAACTCCTGTACTCGACAATTTCGGACGTGACCTTACAAAGTCAGCTGAAGAAGGCAAGCTTGACCCAATCGTTGGTCGTGAAAAAGAAATTGAACGTGTATCGCAGATTTTAAGCCGCAGGAAAAAGAATAATCCTATCCTGATCGGGGAACCGGGTGTTGGTAAATCGGCCATTGCTGAAGGACTTGCTTTGCGCATCATTCAGCGTAAAGTATCGCGTGTTTTGTTCAATAAACGGGTTGTTACACTTGACCTGGCATCCCTCGTTGCCGGTACAAAATACCGCGGACAATTTGAAGAGCGAATGAAAGCGGTTATGAATGAATTGGAGAAATCACCTGATGTGATCCTTTTCATTGACGAGATACACACTATTATTGGTGCGGGCGGCGCTTCCGGATCGTTAGATGCGTCAAATATGTTCAAACCTGCTCTTGCACGCGGTGAGATACAATGTATCGGTGCCACAACGCTTGATGAATACCGTCAGTATATTGAAAAGGACGGGGCTTTGGAAAGACGTTTTCAAAAGGTGATAGTTGAACCAACCACTCCTGAAGAAACAGTTCAGATATTGAATAACATTAAATCGAAATATGAAGATCACCATAATGTAACATATACAGATGATGCTATTAAAGCATGCGTAAGTTTAACCGCACGATTTATCACCGATCGTCATTTGCCGGATAAGGCAATTGACGCGCTTGACGAATCCGGTTCACGTGTACATATTAAAAACATTAATGTTCCGAAGAATGTTCTTGAGATCGAAAAGAAGATCGAAGACATAAAGGATGAAAAGAATAAAGTAGTACGCAGCCAGAAATACGAAGAGGCGGCCAAGCTTCGTGATACTGAGCGCCAACTGTTGGAACAACTGGATGCGGCTAAGAAAGCCTGGGAAGAAGAAACCAAGAACCATCGTGAAATGGTAAGTGAAGAAAATGTAGCTGAGGTGGTTTCAATGATGACTGGTATTCCGGTACAGCGTGTCGGACAAAATGAAAGTGCCAAGCTGGCCAAAATGGGCGAGGAATTGAAGGGACGTGTAATAGGTCAGGATCATGCTATAGCGAAAATTGTAAAAGCCATACAGCGTAACCGTGCCGGATTAAAAGATCCGAATAAACCGATAGGTTCATTCATTTTCCTTGGTCCGACAGGTGTTGGTAAAACCCAGTTGGCCAAGATCATCTCGAAATATTTATTTGACAGTGAAGAATCAATGATACGTATTGATATGAGTGAATACATGGAGAAATTCGCTGTATCACGTTTAGTTGGAGCGCCTCCGGGATATGTAGGTTATGAAGAAGGTGGTCAGCTGACCGAAAAAGTACGCAGACGTCCTTATGCCGTTGTACTTTTGGATGAAATTGAAAAGGCTCACCCTGATGTGTTCAATTTATTGTTACAGGTTTTAGATGATGGACAGTTGACAGATAGTCTTGGCCGCAAGGTTGATTTTAAGAACACTATTGTTATTATGACATCCAATATTGGCTCACGCCAGTTAAAGGATTTCGGACAAGGTGTAGGTTTCTCTACCGGCGCGAAGAAAGATCAGGCCGATGATAATGCCAAGAATGTTATTGAAGGTGCTTTGAAAAAAGCGTTCGCGCCTGAATTCCTTAACCGTATTGATGATGTGGTTGTATTCAACTCACTTGGTCGTGAAGATATTCACAAGATCATTGATATTGAATTGGAAAAATTATACAAACGGATCAATACACTGGGCTTTTCTGTTAAAATGACTGAGGAAGCCAAAGATTTTATTGCGGACAAAGGGTTCGATGCCAATTTAGGCGCCCGACCGCTGAAGCGTGCCATTCAGAAGTATGTTGAAGATCCTCTTGCTGAAGAGATCATAAAATCAAATCTCGGCGAAGGTGATACTATTGAACTGGATCTTGATAAGGAAAAGCAGGAAATACGTATTAAAATCGTTAAACCAACTGTTCCAGGCGCTCCTAAAACGAGCAGGAAGAAAAAAGAGGATTAA
- a CDS encoding DUF4159 domain-containing protein, producing MSPAYQIALLKYNGGGDWYANLETSLPNLIKFCNDNLKTNINPEQGIVEAGSPEIFNYPLVHMTGHGNVVFNQQEIDNLRKYLTGGGFLHISDNYGMDKFIRNQVKKIFPELELVELPFSHPIYHQKFDFPGGLPKIHEHDNKAPQGFGIIYEGRLVCFYDFECDLGDGWESFDVHKDSPEAHQKALKMGANIVQYVLMGDVSKNSNQ from the coding sequence ATTTCACCTGCCTATCAAATTGCATTGCTGAAATACAACGGCGGCGGCGATTGGTACGCTAATCTCGAGACCTCATTACCTAACCTCATCAAATTCTGTAACGATAATTTAAAAACCAATATTAACCCCGAACAAGGGATTGTTGAAGCAGGCAGTCCTGAAATTTTCAATTACCCGCTTGTACACATGACAGGTCATGGTAATGTAGTATTCAATCAGCAGGAAATAGACAACCTGCGTAAGTATCTTACCGGCGGCGGTTTTCTTCATATATCGGACAACTATGGTATGGACAAATTTATCCGTAACCAGGTGAAAAAAATTTTTCCTGAACTGGAATTAGTTGAGTTGCCCTTCTCCCACCCTATTTACCACCAGAAATTTGATTTTCCCGGTGGCCTCCCGAAAATTCATGAACATGATAATAAAGCCCCTCAGGGTTTTGGAATTATTTATGAGGGCCGCCTGGTTTGCTTTTATGATTTTGAATGTGACCTGGGCGATGGTTGGGAATCATTTGATGTTCATAAAGATTCACCCGAAGCTCACCAAAAGGCTTTAAAGATGGGAGCAAATATAGTACAGTATGTGTTGATGGGTGATGTGAGTAAAAACAGTAATCAGTGA
- a CDS encoding class I SAM-dependent rRNA methyltransferase: MQKPAVKVTLKSGKDASLRRFHPWVFSGAIDRIHGTVEEGDLVEVYDNKENYLGTGHCQIGTIAIRVFAFKNETINYDFWKDKLQRAYDYRKNIGLIDAPSTNVYRLFYAEGDGLPGLIIDYYNGTAVLQTHSIGMHLVKNHIVDALKEIYGDKLNAVYDKSEETMPKQSEIKAPNGYLFGKQHSTEVAENDHKFLVDWEGGQKTGFFVDQRESRELLSGYSRGRSVLNTFCYTGGFSIYAAKAGASVVHSVDSSKKAIELTNRNMELNGFPTAVGDKYESFAIDTFDFLKDKQNAYDIIVLDPPAFAKHQNVKHNAIMGYKRLNYEAIKQIKPGGLIFTFSCSQVVDRYSFNSAVMAAAIEAGRNVRIVHQLSQPPDHPVNIFHPEGEYLKGLVVYVE; the protein is encoded by the coding sequence ATGCAAAAACCAGCAGTTAAAGTAACTTTAAAATCTGGTAAGGATGCCAGTTTGCGCAGATTCCATCCATGGGTATTTTCCGGAGCTATAGACAGGATACACGGCACCGTGGAGGAGGGCGATCTTGTTGAAGTGTATGATAATAAAGAGAATTATTTAGGTACAGGTCATTGTCAGATCGGAACCATTGCCATTCGTGTTTTTGCTTTTAAAAACGAAACCATCAATTATGATTTTTGGAAAGATAAGCTACAACGCGCATACGATTATCGTAAAAACATTGGTTTGATCGATGCACCTTCAACCAATGTGTATCGTTTGTTTTATGCTGAGGGTGATGGCTTGCCAGGGTTAATAATTGACTATTACAACGGAACGGCTGTTTTACAAACACATTCCATAGGGATGCATCTTGTAAAAAATCACATTGTTGATGCGCTTAAAGAAATTTATGGGGATAAGCTGAATGCCGTATATGACAAAAGCGAAGAGACCATGCCTAAACAATCGGAGATAAAAGCGCCGAATGGTTATTTGTTTGGGAAGCAACACTCAACAGAGGTTGCCGAAAATGATCATAAATTTTTAGTGGATTGGGAAGGCGGACAAAAGACAGGTTTTTTTGTCGACCAGCGTGAGAGCCGGGAATTACTGTCCGGTTATTCAAGGGGAAGATCGGTGCTGAACACATTTTGTTATACGGGAGGATTCTCAATTTACGCTGCAAAGGCCGGTGCATCTGTTGTACATTCAGTCGACTCATCCAAAAAGGCAATAGAGCTTACAAACAGGAATATGGAATTAAATGGTTTTCCGACAGCTGTTGGGGATAAATACGAATCATTCGCCATTGATACCTTTGATTTTTTAAAAGACAAGCAAAATGCATACGACATTATTGTCCTTGATCCACCTGCCTTTGCGAAACACCAGAATGTAAAACACAATGCCATTATGGGTTATAAACGGCTCAATTATGAAGCGATCAAACAAATAAAGCCGGGAGGATTGATCTTTACATTTTCCTGTTCACAGGTGGTTGACCGATACTCGTTTAACAGCGCTGTAATGGCTGCCGCTATTGAAGCGGGAAGAAATGTGAGAATAGTTCATCAGCTGTCGCAGCCTCCTGATCATCCCGTAAATATTTTTCATCCTGAAGGGGAATATTTAAAGGGCCTGGTGGTTTACGTAGAGTAA
- a CDS encoding SLC13/DASS family transporter, giving the protein MNLSNRIKIVSGPILALIILFSFDLSPGNPLVTKMAAVTVWMAAWWFTEAVALAITALLPLILLPITGILDGKTTAVQYMDQTIFLFIGGFIIAIAIERWQLHQRIALKILTIMGSKPASILFGIMIAAFLLSMWISNTATVMMLIPAVLAVIYQIEYHVKNKEQVREISLALLLGLAYSATIGGMSTLVGTPTNMIFLRQYNDKFPGNHDMNFANWFVIAFPLALVLMLLAFFIISQLFLRKINTPVVEREYFSGAYKKLGPMNYEEKVVSIVFSLTALLWFTRSDIDFGIFIMKGWDNLFKYREFLNDSTVALFMAVLLFIIPARSERTRAIMIWEDAKRLPLDIILLFGGGFALAKGFEVSGLSTWLARHLSFLSGSNIYLFIFIMCVITTLISEFASNVACIQLMIPVLLVIQKDMNIHPLILLIPATLAASLGFMLPVATAPNTIVFGTNKIRTHEMMKTGFWLNLIGVILITLTMLLISGTYST; this is encoded by the coding sequence ATGAATTTATCAAACCGAATTAAAATTGTTTCCGGGCCCATACTGGCCCTGATTATTTTGTTTTCATTTGATTTGTCACCTGGCAACCCATTAGTTACCAAAATGGCTGCCGTTACCGTATGGATGGCTGCCTGGTGGTTTACAGAGGCTGTGGCTCTTGCCATAACAGCATTATTGCCATTGATCTTATTGCCAATAACAGGTATTCTCGACGGAAAAACAACAGCCGTGCAATACATGGATCAAACAATATTTTTATTTATCGGCGGCTTTATAATTGCCATAGCCATTGAACGATGGCAACTTCACCAGCGCATCGCGCTTAAAATATTGACAATTATGGGCTCAAAACCGGCCAGCATTTTATTCGGAATAATGATCGCTGCATTTTTACTGTCAATGTGGATATCGAATACAGCCACAGTAATGATGCTGATACCTGCAGTGCTTGCCGTTATTTACCAGATTGAGTACCATGTTAAAAATAAAGAACAGGTACGAGAAATATCACTCGCATTACTCCTTGGACTTGCTTATTCCGCTACAATTGGTGGTATGTCCACATTAGTAGGCACCCCAACTAATATGATATTTTTACGGCAATACAACGACAAATTCCCGGGTAATCACGATATGAATTTTGCAAACTGGTTTGTAATAGCTTTTCCGCTGGCACTCGTTTTAATGCTATTGGCCTTCTTTATAATAAGTCAGTTATTCCTGAGAAAAATAAACACCCCGGTTGTTGAAAGGGAATATTTCTCCGGCGCGTATAAAAAACTGGGACCAATGAATTACGAAGAAAAAGTTGTAAGCATAGTGTTTTCCCTCACTGCCTTACTGTGGTTCACACGGTCTGATATTGATTTTGGGATCTTTATAATGAAAGGCTGGGATAACTTGTTTAAATACAGGGAATTTTTAAACGATAGTACAGTCGCACTTTTTATGGCGGTTCTGTTATTTATAATTCCGGCAAGGTCGGAAAGGACAAGAGCTATTATGATCTGGGAAGATGCAAAACGTTTGCCATTGGATATCATTTTACTTTTTGGTGGTGGATTTGCCCTTGCAAAAGGTTTTGAAGTGTCAGGCTTGAGCACCTGGCTGGCCCGTCATTTAAGTTTTTTGTCAGGATCGAATATCTACCTGTTCATATTTATCATGTGTGTGATAACGACCTTGATCAGTGAATTCGCTTCCAATGTAGCGTGTATTCAATTAATGATCCCTGTTTTGTTAGTCATCCAAAAGGATATGAATATTCACCCTTTAATATTACTCATTCCTGCAACCCTTGCGGCCTCACTGGGGTTTATGTTGCCTGTGGCTACAGCACCAAATACTATTGTGTTTGGTACAAATAAGATAAGGACTCATGAAATGATGAAAACCGGATTTTGGCTAAATCTGATTGGTGTTATACTGATAACTTTAACTATGCTATTGATCTCAGGTACTTACTCTACGTAA